The proteins below are encoded in one region of Planctopirus limnophila DSM 3776:
- the kdpC gene encoding potassium-transporting ATPase subunit KdpC, whose protein sequence is MLQQLRTATLVLIAMTILTGGVYPLVVTIVAQVAFPRQANGSLIQQGEQITGSELIGQPFSRPVYFWGRLSATGPHPYNAAASSGSNFGPLHPGLKETAEDRILALHAAGSSGKVVPVDLVTASGSGLDPHISPAAAEFQVPRIAAARKMSEGAVRDLVSQYTEGRQLGILGESRVNVLRLNLALDQRQGN, encoded by the coding sequence ATGCTTCAACAACTTCGCACGGCGACACTCGTACTGATCGCTATGACCATTCTCACTGGCGGTGTCTATCCACTGGTGGTAACTATCGTCGCTCAAGTGGCGTTTCCGAGGCAGGCCAACGGCAGCCTGATTCAACAAGGAGAGCAAATCACTGGTTCAGAACTGATCGGGCAGCCGTTTTCTCGCCCCGTATACTTTTGGGGAAGGCTCTCGGCGACTGGTCCTCACCCTTACAACGCAGCGGCATCCAGCGGTTCCAATTTCGGCCCGTTACATCCGGGGCTCAAAGAAACTGCCGAAGATCGCATTCTGGCCCTGCACGCGGCAGGTTCTTCGGGCAAAGTGGTTCCGGTCGATCTCGTGACCGCCTCCGGGAGCGGACTCGATCCTCACATCTCTCCGGCGGCAGCCGAGTTCCAGGTGCCAAGAATCGCCGCAGCGAGGAAAATGTCGGAAGGAGCCGTGCGTGACCTCGTCTCCCAATATACAGAAGGCCGACAACTTGGAATCCTTGGGGAGTCTCGTGTGAATGTACTGCGACTGAATCTTGCTTTGGATCAACGTCAGGGAAATTGA
- a CDS encoding sensor histidine kinase — MPDARPNPDDLLAKVQAEDTESTRGSLKVFFGYAAGVGKTYTMLENAQRAKAAGREVVVGYVEPHGRPETEALLAGLEVLPLREFEYRGVRLRDFDVDAALARNPDLLLVDELAHTNAVGCRHEKRWQDVEELLEAGINVWTTLNVQHIESLNDVIGQITGVTVRETVPDRAFDLADDLELVDITPEELLHRLKAGKVYVPDQAQRAIQSFFQKSNLTALRELSLRQAARRIHTDVESARREKAAIQPWATAERLLVCVGPSPTTARVIRTARRMAAALDAPWLAVSVDLTGEPASSPRKQQVSQHFRLAERLGAETVTLAGQNVSETILDYARSRNVTKILIGKTNQPRWRRLLAGTVVDDLLEKSGDIDVYVIRGEEEKTAHAPARTASTTQKLPYFWAVGLVSLTGLLAYGLRFLHLADAEANTVMLFLAAVAWTAFRYGRGPAVFASVLAVLVFDFFFVAPFHTFAVADTQYVVTFAVMLTIGLVISTLTSRLRAQIENTRLRERRTSSLYELGKQLSSLYGNVFLVGAAGGKVAEMVGGEVAIYLRQPSGPPELAFGHDTTIVKHSVSLPVAQWVIEHDQLAGAGTNTLPNAAALFFPLTGSQGTHGAIAIRVPDTERLLDPEFRRLLDACANQLALALERDQLAIEAANARIQAEAEQVRSSLLSSVSHDLKTPLAAIAGASSSLLEATSLDEETRRQLLETVADEAARLNRLLENILQMSKLDAGAAVPLCQWHVLEELVGSALHRTRRELAQHDVAVQLSSELPLLYVDGLLMEQVFVNLFENAARYTPEGTKVTIRAALDGDHVRIGISDNGPGLPAGAEERIFDKFYRASPTADGGRGSGLGLAICRAIIKAHGGTLVAANRPGGGAEFVIRLPVSKDAPQVMVE; from the coding sequence ATGCCTGATGCTCGTCCCAATCCTGATGATCTGCTGGCCAAGGTGCAGGCCGAAGATACTGAGTCCACGCGTGGCTCGCTCAAAGTATTCTTCGGCTACGCTGCCGGTGTCGGGAAAACTTATACGATGCTGGAAAATGCTCAGCGAGCGAAAGCGGCTGGGCGTGAGGTCGTCGTCGGTTATGTTGAACCACACGGTCGCCCGGAAACGGAGGCATTGCTCGCTGGTCTCGAAGTCCTTCCGCTGCGTGAGTTTGAGTATCGTGGCGTGAGGCTGCGAGACTTTGATGTCGATGCCGCTCTGGCTCGAAATCCCGACCTGCTGTTGGTAGACGAACTCGCCCATACGAACGCGGTCGGCTGTCGCCATGAGAAACGCTGGCAGGATGTCGAAGAGCTTCTCGAAGCCGGGATCAATGTCTGGACAACGCTGAATGTTCAGCACATTGAGAGCCTGAATGACGTCATCGGCCAGATCACGGGCGTCACCGTGCGAGAGACGGTTCCCGACCGGGCGTTTGATCTGGCGGACGATCTGGAACTTGTCGACATCACACCAGAAGAATTGCTACACCGACTCAAGGCAGGCAAAGTCTACGTTCCCGATCAGGCTCAACGAGCGATTCAAAGCTTCTTCCAGAAGTCGAACCTTACCGCACTTCGGGAACTTTCGCTGCGACAGGCGGCTCGACGCATTCACACCGATGTTGAGTCGGCTCGGCGAGAGAAGGCGGCAATCCAGCCGTGGGCCACTGCCGAGCGGCTGCTGGTCTGCGTGGGGCCGAGCCCCACGACCGCACGTGTCATTCGCACCGCTCGACGGATGGCGGCGGCTCTCGATGCACCTTGGCTGGCGGTTTCTGTTGATCTCACCGGCGAACCAGCGAGCAGTCCTCGAAAGCAGCAGGTCAGCCAGCATTTCCGCCTCGCCGAACGCCTGGGAGCGGAAACGGTCACATTGGCTGGGCAGAACGTCTCGGAAACGATTCTCGACTATGCGCGTTCTCGCAACGTCACCAAGATACTGATCGGCAAGACGAATCAGCCTCGCTGGCGGCGACTGCTCGCTGGCACCGTCGTGGATGACTTGCTTGAAAAGAGCGGCGACATCGACGTGTATGTCATTCGCGGCGAGGAAGAGAAAACAGCACACGCTCCCGCCCGAACAGCATCGACTACTCAAAAGCTCCCGTACTTCTGGGCGGTTGGACTCGTCAGTCTGACCGGGTTGCTCGCTTACGGACTTCGCTTTCTGCATCTCGCTGATGCGGAAGCAAACACAGTGATGTTATTCCTGGCGGCAGTCGCCTGGACTGCCTTCCGTTATGGCCGGGGGCCAGCCGTGTTTGCGAGCGTGCTGGCCGTGCTGGTTTTCGATTTCTTCTTCGTCGCACCGTTCCACACCTTCGCCGTCGCCGATACGCAGTATGTTGTTACGTTTGCGGTCATGCTGACCATCGGGCTGGTGATCAGCACGCTGACATCTCGACTCCGGGCACAGATCGAGAACACTCGCCTGCGAGAGCGACGGACTTCTTCGCTTTACGAACTAGGCAAGCAACTGAGTTCTTTGTACGGGAATGTGTTTCTCGTCGGAGCGGCAGGTGGCAAGGTCGCCGAGATGGTGGGCGGTGAAGTGGCGATCTACTTACGTCAGCCATCCGGCCCGCCCGAACTCGCTTTCGGGCATGACACCACAATTGTCAAGCATTCAGTGAGTCTACCCGTGGCACAGTGGGTCATTGAACATGATCAACTTGCAGGGGCCGGTACGAATACACTTCCCAATGCCGCGGCCCTGTTCTTCCCTTTGACCGGCTCACAAGGCACACACGGTGCGATTGCTATTCGAGTGCCGGACACCGAGCGATTGCTCGACCCCGAATTCCGCCGTCTTCTGGATGCGTGTGCCAATCAACTGGCGTTGGCACTGGAACGAGACCAACTCGCTATCGAGGCCGCAAACGCTCGCATTCAGGCGGAAGCCGAACAAGTCCGGAGCAGCCTGCTCAGTAGCGTGTCTCACGACCTCAAAACTCCCCTGGCAGCCATTGCCGGGGCCAGCAGCAGCTTGTTGGAAGCCACGTCGCTGGACGAAGAGACACGCCGTCAGTTGCTCGAGACCGTGGCCGATGAAGCGGCACGTCTGAATCGTCTCCTCGAAAACATCCTTCAGATGTCGAAGCTGGATGCAGGGGCAGCAGTTCCCCTTTGCCAATGGCACGTCTTGGAAGAACTGGTTGGCTCGGCACTCCATCGCACTCGTCGTGAACTGGCCCAGCATGACGTTGCTGTCCAACTCTCAAGCGAACTGCCGCTCTTGTACGTTGATGGACTGCTTATGGAACAGGTGTTTGTCAATCTTTTCGAGAATGCGGCACGTTATACACCGGAGGGAACGAAAGTGACAATCCGGGCGGCGCTCGATGGTGATCACGTGCGGATCGGTATTTCGGATAACGGGCCGGGACTGCCTGCCGGTGCCGAGGAGCGAATCTTCGACAAGTTCTATCGAGCGTCTCCAACGGCTGATGGTGGTCGAGGCAGTGGTCTTGGACTCGCCATCTGCCGGGCTATTATCAAGGCCCACGGCGGCACTCTCGTCGCTGCCAACCGACCCGGTGGCGGTGCCGAATTCGTGATCCGTTTACCGGTTTCGAAGGATGCACCGCAAGTCATGGTAGAATAG
- a CDS encoding response regulator produces MQANSHHILIIEDEQPIRRFLKASLSNEGYRVSEAVAGEEGLRMASAQPPDLVILDLGLPDLDGQDVLKRLREWYTSPVIVLSARDQETQKIKALDSGADDYLTKPFGIGELLARMRTAMRHAHRVGPEATTATIGALRVDLAARLVYRSDKEVHLTPLEYKLLVTMIKHAGKVLTHRFLLREVWGPQDSQENHYLRVFIASMRRKLEDDPARPRYILTEQGVGYRLAVE; encoded by the coding sequence ATGCAAGCCAACAGCCATCACATTCTGATCATCGAAGATGAGCAACCGATTCGCAGGTTCCTCAAGGCCTCGTTATCGAACGAGGGCTATCGGGTCAGTGAAGCAGTGGCCGGTGAAGAAGGTTTGCGGATGGCGTCGGCCCAACCACCCGATCTTGTGATTCTCGATCTGGGTCTGCCCGACCTCGATGGACAAGACGTGCTCAAGCGGCTTCGGGAATGGTACACTTCTCCTGTGATCGTCCTCTCCGCACGGGACCAGGAGACGCAGAAGATCAAGGCACTCGACAGTGGTGCCGATGACTACTTGACCAAGCCGTTCGGCATCGGAGAGCTTCTCGCCCGCATGCGAACGGCCATGCGTCATGCTCACCGAGTCGGGCCGGAGGCGACGACCGCCACAATTGGTGCTCTTCGTGTTGATCTGGCAGCCCGGCTCGTTTACCGCAGCGACAAAGAGGTGCATCTGACGCCGCTCGAATACAAGCTTCTGGTGACGATGATCAAGCACGCCGGGAAAGTTCTGACGCACCGGTTTCTGCTGCGTGAAGTGTGGGGACCGCAGGACTCGCAGGAGAACCATTACCTGCGGGTCTTCATCGCCAGCATGCGACGGAAACTCGAAGACGATCCGGCCCGACCCCGATACATCCTGACAGAACAAGGAGTCGGTTACCGACTCGCTGTGGAATGA
- a CDS encoding sigma-70 family RNA polymerase sigma factor — protein MDDHTRQATRLWTLAQPVVSAFVVSAVRDFTARDDVLQETAVAVMESFDRYDPQRPFVAWAMGIAQNQVRLYLRRIQRDRLVFDEDVLVQLAAAFEEAFPEQSPSLGFLRGCLDQLEGRARELCELRYGRDLKPTAIAESLGMSGNTVSKALQRIREQLRACIERKVSFEKGMP, from the coding sequence TTGGACGATCACACACGACAAGCCACGCGACTTTGGACACTGGCACAGCCGGTCGTGTCGGCGTTCGTCGTTTCGGCAGTGCGGGACTTTACAGCGCGGGACGACGTTCTGCAGGAAACAGCCGTCGCGGTAATGGAATCTTTTGATCGCTATGATCCTCAGCGGCCATTCGTCGCCTGGGCGATGGGGATCGCCCAGAATCAAGTCCGCCTGTACCTCAGACGCATTCAACGCGATCGACTGGTGTTTGACGAAGATGTACTGGTTCAGTTAGCGGCGGCTTTTGAGGAGGCGTTTCCGGAACAGTCGCCATCCCTCGGATTTCTGCGGGGCTGTCTCGATCAGCTCGAGGGTCGAGCCCGCGAACTCTGCGAACTTCGGTATGGTCGCGATCTGAAGCCAACGGCGATTGCCGAATCACTGGGTATGTCTGGCAACACAGTCTCCAAGGCGCTTCAGCGAATACGTGAACAGTTACGAGCATGTATTGAGCGAAAAGTCTCCTTCGAAAAGGGAATGCCATGA
- a CDS encoding FecR/PupR family sigma factor regulator, whose translation MTRDPGELVSRYLDDLLTEDEHRDLQDWLRSSPDHAREFARIVLLHDRLRGEQMAISITQPSPRYQPDTVFPVPRRIWRSVIIACGVMAAFVTLFLMSLEVGQTSAVASTELKRLISAQETELDRTYRISVEEAPTPRRKRQPVIDGNRPPKPPLDDAVLHVRKGNQFVLIRQMASGQQFVTGSNGQTSWAVRPDGPVRISTDLTRFNRDLPGHEHDFPLIQIERGLAQLQNAYEIQLLPIENGDDSAGKDLPTRLLVAVKKRGHRGPQRVEITYSVPTGQIHQLRFIEMPYGPEHLTVRLTQEEERPLGPTFFDHQSHHASDRVVEVE comes from the coding sequence ATGACGCGCGATCCCGGCGAACTTGTCTCTCGATACCTGGATGATCTGTTGACCGAGGACGAACATCGCGATTTACAGGACTGGTTGCGCTCATCGCCAGATCATGCCCGGGAATTCGCCCGCATTGTATTGCTCCACGACCGCCTGCGTGGAGAGCAAATGGCGATTTCGATCACCCAACCCTCACCGAGATATCAACCCGACACAGTTTTCCCAGTACCTCGGCGGATCTGGCGATCCGTGATCATCGCGTGTGGTGTCATGGCAGCATTCGTCACGTTGTTTCTAATGTCTTTGGAAGTCGGTCAGACTTCGGCAGTGGCGTCTACGGAACTCAAACGGTTGATCTCGGCTCAGGAAACGGAACTCGACAGGACATATCGCATCTCGGTCGAAGAAGCACCCACTCCACGTCGAAAACGGCAACCCGTGATCGACGGGAATCGCCCTCCGAAGCCTCCCTTGGATGATGCCGTGTTGCATGTCCGAAAGGGCAACCAGTTCGTGCTGATTCGTCAAATGGCGAGCGGCCAGCAGTTCGTAACGGGGAGCAATGGTCAGACGAGTTGGGCAGTGCGGCCAGATGGTCCCGTTCGGATCAGCACTGACCTGACTCGATTTAACCGGGATCTGCCGGGCCATGAACATGATTTTCCGCTGATTCAGATCGAACGGGGATTGGCCCAGTTACAAAACGCCTACGAGATCCAACTGTTGCCGATTGAGAATGGCGACGATTCGGCGGGAAAGGACCTGCCGACCCGGCTACTTGTCGCAGTGAAGAAACGTGGCCACCGTGGGCCGCAGCGGGTTGAAATCACTTACTCTGTTCCTACCGGTCAGATTCACCAACTTCGTTTTATAGAGATGCCTTACGGTCCTGAGCATCTCACAGTGCGGCTCACTCAAGAAGAAGAACGCCCACTTGGACCTACTTTCTTTGATCACCAATCACACCATGCGTCAGATCGCGTTGTGGAGGTGGAGTAA
- a CDS encoding sulfatase, with product MRVLFATCLLLLPTIGVAAERPNIVFMLSDDQAWNGLSVAMHPQLAGSKGDIFHTPNLEKLAVQGMRFSAGYAPASVCSPTRISLMTGKSPAALHWTKAAPPETGHKLIEPRNIRSIPANETTIGDVLRQAGYATAHYGKWHIGGGGPEQHGFDKSDGDTGNENAYQFKDPNPVDIFGMADRAAAFMDRSSKAKKPFFIQLSWNALHASENANQATLAKYERQLKGENRKRITTAAITEDLDTGVGRVLEAIDQLGLTETTYVIYMADNGAGGGKKVLAGGKGGVWEGGIRVPFIVRGPGVKPNSWCHTRVVGYDLFPTFCEWAGIAPGKLPKGIEGGSIASLLKTEGRGDVKRSREELVFHFPHYQGDAPHSAIFLGDLKLLHFYEDNRDELYDLSKDIGERDDLAGQRPAETKKLRERLDKYLAQVDAQFPTLNPNFDPNQPVEPKKRGGKNKPGKPATK from the coding sequence ATGAGAGTTCTATTCGCGACCTGTCTGCTATTGCTGCCGACCATTGGCGTCGCAGCCGAACGTCCCAACATTGTCTTCATGCTTTCGGATGATCAAGCCTGGAACGGTCTATCGGTGGCGATGCACCCCCAGCTAGCGGGCTCTAAGGGAGATATTTTTCATACGCCAAATCTGGAGAAACTTGCGGTTCAAGGGATGCGGTTCTCAGCTGGATATGCGCCAGCTTCGGTCTGTTCTCCAACCCGCATCAGTTTGATGACCGGAAAAAGTCCAGCCGCGCTGCACTGGACAAAGGCCGCTCCACCGGAGACCGGGCACAAATTGATAGAGCCACGAAACATCCGCAGCATCCCGGCGAATGAAACTACGATTGGTGATGTCCTGCGCCAGGCAGGTTACGCGACCGCTCACTACGGCAAATGGCATATTGGCGGCGGCGGTCCAGAACAGCACGGTTTTGACAAATCGGATGGTGACACCGGCAACGAGAACGCCTATCAGTTCAAAGACCCGAACCCCGTCGATATCTTCGGCATGGCCGATCGCGCGGCCGCGTTTATGGATAGAAGTTCCAAGGCCAAGAAGCCGTTCTTCATTCAACTCTCCTGGAACGCATTGCACGCCTCGGAGAATGCGAATCAGGCCACACTTGCCAAATACGAGCGGCAACTCAAAGGCGAGAACCGAAAACGCATCACCACAGCGGCGATTACGGAAGACCTTGATACGGGGGTGGGCCGTGTCCTGGAGGCTATTGACCAACTCGGCCTGACCGAAACAACCTACGTGATCTACATGGCTGATAACGGTGCTGGCGGTGGCAAAAAAGTTCTGGCCGGCGGTAAAGGGGGAGTGTGGGAAGGAGGGATTCGTGTTCCCTTCATCGTGCGTGGCCCAGGCGTAAAGCCGAACTCGTGGTGTCACACTCGAGTGGTCGGTTACGACCTCTTTCCCACCTTCTGCGAGTGGGCGGGGATCGCTCCCGGCAAGCTGCCGAAGGGAATCGAAGGAGGCAGTATCGCTTCACTGCTCAAGACCGAAGGTCGGGGAGACGTCAAGCGTTCGCGAGAGGAACTTGTCTTTCACTTTCCACACTATCAGGGGGATGCACCGCACTCGGCGATCTTCCTTGGTGACCTGAAACTGTTGCACTTCTACGAAGACAACCGCGACGAGTTGTACGACCTCTCCAAAGACATCGGCGAGCGAGATGACCTCGCAGGACAGCGCCCTGCCGAGACGAAAAAGCTCCGTGAGCGTCTCGACAAATACCTTGCCCAAGTCGATGCGCAGTTCCCGACACTGAACCCGAACTTCGACCCCAATCAGCCAGTTGAACCGAAAAAACGTGGTGGGAAGAACAAACCCGGGAAACCCGCAACGAAATGA
- a CDS encoding YHYH protein, whose amino-acid sequence MHVPIRAGLLILAIGFTTSIVQAHPGHSHRKRSSPADNQASVTSERIWTSSTGAFREQGSFVMARDGLVQIRRDDDSLVSIPIALLRSDDQNWIERGMSEIQRLAETNGLVRANSEGNLRLDIPMRLPQPNEAVGFFPLVTNEFPLQQGVRRNVDLPAELLLAQLGNRKPEKIVAREQVPEIAKAFETFVNLKAIQTRWDDRFFYVESNGTPDHQMMVGITAWQQQVPLPQRYVGENAWQIPLHPIPAETPATAKNRFLRGAIAVAVNGIPIFNPLNNRGDDAYLFGELDEFGGHCGRADDYHYHIAPVHLEKTNGKGKPIAYALDGYPIYGYEEPDGSPVKNLDALNGHKDAKGNYHYHATKKYPYLNGGFYGVVTERDGQVDPQPRAEPLRPALPPLRDAKITGFQKTKSGGYTLTYDVRGSKGTISYTLSNDGSAKFVFVDTNGKTTEETYSPRQRGPGGGERRPPPQPRDNPPPRVGQRPPRDEGLPPPRNVEGSPANQAASPINAQLPQLKVTSSSIDANGFISVECTCDGKRESPAVAWKDAPEGTKSLAVSLWHTAPDQEKSYWVVYNIPVTTQSLAQKSPKAGTVGANDRRRAEYDPMCSKGPGVKTYHVTVYALSAKLNLPPEKASRAELLAAIKDITLATGTLDFKYERKDAR is encoded by the coding sequence ATGCACGTTCCCATTAGAGCCGGACTATTGATTCTGGCCATCGGGTTCACGACCTCGATCGTACAGGCTCATCCCGGCCATTCGCATCGTAAAAGGTCATCACCCGCTGACAATCAAGCGTCAGTCACCTCAGAACGCATCTGGACGTCCTCGACCGGCGCGTTTCGTGAACAGGGGTCGTTCGTCATGGCGCGCGATGGCCTGGTTCAGATCCGCCGTGACGACGACTCATTGGTTTCAATCCCCATCGCGCTGCTGCGGAGCGATGATCAAAACTGGATCGAGCGGGGAATGTCCGAGATTCAGCGTCTCGCTGAGACGAACGGACTCGTGCGGGCAAATTCAGAAGGCAATTTGCGACTCGACATACCCATGCGTCTTCCACAGCCCAATGAAGCGGTTGGATTCTTTCCGCTCGTCACGAACGAGTTCCCGCTTCAACAGGGTGTTCGCCGAAATGTAGATCTGCCAGCGGAGCTGCTCCTTGCACAATTAGGAAATCGAAAGCCGGAGAAAATCGTGGCACGCGAGCAGGTTCCTGAAATCGCCAAAGCCTTTGAGACGTTCGTGAACCTCAAGGCGATTCAGACCCGTTGGGACGACCGTTTCTTCTACGTCGAATCGAATGGAACGCCGGATCACCAGATGATGGTCGGCATCACAGCCTGGCAGCAGCAGGTACCGCTGCCGCAGAGATACGTCGGCGAGAATGCCTGGCAAATCCCGTTACATCCCATCCCCGCTGAGACCCCTGCCACGGCTAAAAATCGCTTTCTGCGAGGAGCGATTGCGGTCGCTGTCAATGGCATTCCCATCTTCAACCCGCTCAATAATCGGGGCGATGATGCCTACCTGTTCGGGGAGCTTGATGAATTCGGCGGTCACTGCGGGCGGGCAGACGATTACCACTATCACATTGCGCCGGTGCATCTGGAAAAAACGAATGGCAAGGGAAAGCCCATTGCCTATGCCCTGGATGGCTACCCGATCTATGGCTACGAGGAGCCGGACGGCTCACCCGTCAAGAATCTCGATGCTCTCAACGGCCACAAAGATGCCAAAGGAAACTATCACTATCACGCGACGAAGAAGTACCCGTATCTCAATGGCGGATTCTACGGGGTTGTGACCGAACGTGATGGCCAGGTCGATCCGCAACCACGGGCGGAACCGCTCCGTCCGGCGCTCCCCCCCTTACGAGATGCGAAAATCACCGGTTTCCAGAAGACCAAGTCCGGCGGTTACACCTTGACCTATGACGTTCGAGGATCCAAGGGAACCATCAGTTACACCCTCTCGAACGATGGATCGGCGAAGTTTGTGTTCGTCGACACGAATGGCAAGACGACTGAGGAAACTTACTCACCAAGGCAGCGCGGCCCGGGAGGCGGAGAGCGACGACCACCGCCTCAGCCTCGTGATAATCCACCCCCCCGTGTTGGGCAACGCCCGCCGCGCGACGAAGGACTTCCGCCTCCTCGTAACGTTGAAGGCTCACCAGCGAACCAGGCTGCAAGTCCAATCAACGCCCAACTTCCCCAGTTGAAAGTGACCAGTTCCTCAATCGACGCGAACGGTTTCATTTCCGTCGAATGCACCTGCGACGGGAAGCGGGAATCGCCTGCCGTCGCCTGGAAAGACGCGCCCGAGGGAACGAAGTCGTTAGCAGTCAGTCTTTGGCATACAGCTCCGGATCAGGAGAAATCGTACTGGGTCGTCTACAACATCCCCGTGACGACGCAGAGCCTCGCTCAAAAGTCGCCCAAAGCAGGAACGGTGGGCGCTAATGATCGCCGTCGCGCCGAATACGACCCGATGTGCTCGAAAGGCCCCGGCGTCAAGACATACCACGTTACGGTCTACGCTCTCTCGGCCAAGTTGAATCTGCCTCCGGAGAAAGCGTCACGAGCGGAACTGCTCGCGGCAATCAAGGACATCACACTGGCCACCGGAACGCTCGACTTCAAATACGAACGGAAGGACGCTCGGTGA
- a CDS encoding sulfatase translates to MTRFLTTSIRQFTMRVAILCLTLWLPLHADSLAAESRRPPNIILILMDDMGWRDVGFMGNKFVETPHIDRLAKTGLVFTQAYASAPNCAPTRACLMSGQYAPRHGIYTVVDPRQPPGSPWHKWQAAESKSELDTNVVTIAEALRDGGYATAFFGMWNLGRGRTGPVTPGGQGFQKVVFPENLGFGKDEYFDDGKHYLTDRLTDEVLKFVDEHREQPFFVYLPDHAIHAPFNPKPELLAKYERKAAASNDRRDDPACAATIEAVDHNVGRIMDHLKRLKLSDNTVVIFTSDNGGTQQYTPPLRGGKGELYEGGIRVPLVVAGPGVKSLGSRCDVPVSSIDLYPTLLELAGIKPPEGQVLDGVSLAPLLQGDATLDRERLFWHFPCYVGKATPSSAMREGDFKLIEFFEEGGRVELFNLKNDPNEEKNLASVMPDKAAALAKTLRAWQKKTNASIPPGPNPSYDPQAERPRGNQGGGRPDKPKRGRQQQ, encoded by the coding sequence ATGACGCGATTCCTGACCACGTCCATCCGACAATTTACGATGCGGGTGGCGATACTCTGCTTGACGCTCTGGCTGCCTCTTCACGCCGATTCCTTAGCAGCTGAAAGCCGCCGGCCACCGAACATCATTCTCATCCTGATGGATGACATGGGCTGGCGCGATGTCGGATTCATGGGAAACAAGTTCGTCGAGACGCCTCATATCGACCGTTTGGCAAAGACCGGCTTGGTGTTTACCCAGGCCTACGCCAGCGCCCCCAACTGCGCCCCGACGCGTGCATGTCTGATGTCGGGCCAGTACGCGCCCAGGCACGGAATCTACACCGTCGTCGATCCTCGTCAGCCACCCGGTTCGCCCTGGCATAAGTGGCAGGCAGCAGAAAGCAAATCAGAACTCGACACGAACGTCGTCACCATCGCCGAAGCGCTGCGGGATGGGGGCTATGCGACCGCATTCTTTGGCATGTGGAACCTCGGACGCGGTCGCACCGGGCCAGTCACACCAGGCGGTCAAGGTTTCCAGAAAGTCGTCTTTCCAGAAAACCTTGGCTTCGGCAAAGATGAGTATTTTGATGATGGCAAGCACTACTTGACTGATCGGTTGACCGATGAAGTTCTCAAATTCGTGGACGAGCATCGCGAGCAGCCATTCTTCGTTTATCTCCCCGATCATGCCATCCATGCACCATTCAATCCCAAGCCGGAGTTACTGGCGAAATACGAGCGAAAGGCGGCAGCGAGCAACGATCGTCGCGACGATCCTGCTTGTGCGGCGACGATCGAGGCCGTCGATCACAACGTGGGACGAATCATGGATCACCTCAAACGGTTAAAGCTGTCCGATAACACAGTCGTGATCTTTACCTCAGACAATGGCGGCACCCAGCAATACACACCGCCGCTACGAGGTGGCAAAGGCGAACTCTATGAAGGTGGCATTCGCGTCCCGCTGGTTGTCGCCGGACCAGGAGTCAAGAGCCTCGGCAGCAGATGCGATGTGCCGGTGTCGAGCATTGATTTATATCCGACGCTGCTCGAACTGGCGGGTATCAAGCCGCCTGAAGGACAAGTGCTTGACGGCGTCAGCCTCGCCCCGCTTCTTCAAGGCGATGCAACGCTCGACCGTGAGCGACTCTTCTGGCACTTCCCGTGCTATGTCGGCAAAGCGACTCCGTCGAGTGCCATGCGAGAAGGGGATTTCAAGCTGATTGAGTTCTTTGAAGAAGGGGGACGCGTCGAACTCTTCAATCTGAAAAACGATCCAAACGAGGAGAAAAACCTTGCCTCCGTGATGCCCGACAAGGCCGCCGCACTCGCGAAGACGCTACGGGCATGGCAAAAGAAAACCAACGCATCCATTCCGCCTGGTCCCAATCCCAGCTACGACCCCCAAGCCGAACGCCCGCGCGGCAATCAAGGCGGAGGGAGACCAGATAAGCCGAAACGCGGTCGGCAACAACAATGA